One region of Apus apus isolate bApuApu2 chromosome 6, bApuApu2.pri.cur, whole genome shotgun sequence genomic DNA includes:
- the COPS8 gene encoding COP9 signalosome complex subunit 8 yields MPVAVLGEAARSFLRALEQCETQELEAPGGIATPLVYGQLLALYLLHNDMNNARYLWKRIPPAIKSAQPELGAVWAVGQRIWQRDFPGVYSCIAAHPWPEGIQPIMEALRDATRRRAFGLVSQAYTSILAEDFAAFVGLPVEEAVKDVLEQGWQADFTTRMVMPKKPGVLEASLNRFIPSSDPAPVPPIPNEQQLARLTDYVAFLEN; encoded by the exons atGCCGGTGGCCGTGCTGGGCGAGGCCGCGCGGAGCTTCCTGCGGGCGCTGGAGCAGTGCGAGAcgcaggagctggag gcCCCTGGAGGGATTGCAACCCCCCTGGTTTAtgggcagctcctggctctgtACCTGCTGCACAACGACAT gAATAATGCCCGGTACCTTTGGAAGAGAATCCCCCCTGCCATCAAGTCT GCGCAGCCGGAGCTGGGGGCCGTGTGGGCCGTGGGGCAGAGGATCTGGCAGCGGGACTTCCCGGGGGTCTATTCCTGCATCGCGGCGCATCCCTGGCCCGAGGGCATCCAGCCCATCATGGAGGCGCTGCGCG ATGCCACCAGGAGAAGAGCCTTTGGGCTGGTGTCCCAGGCCTACACCTCCATCCTGGCTGAGGACTTTGCAGCCTTCGTGGGGCTCCCTGTGGAAGAAGCTGTCAAAG atgttttggaGCAAGGCTGGCAGGCTGACTTCACAACTCGCATGGTGATGCCCAAGAAACCAG gTGTGCTGGAAGCTTCTTTGAACAGATTTATTCCCTCCTCAG accCTGCCCCAGTCCCACCAATCCCCAACGAGCAGCAGTTGGCCAGGCTGACTGACTATGTTGCTTTCCTGGAAAACTGA